The nucleotide window GGGAAGGGGCCTCCTCAGCAGACTTCTCCCCCTAGCCGTCTGGCTTCCTAGACCCTTCTCTGAAAGGCTCAGCCCTGGGTGAGGGCCctgggggaagggctgggaggagggaagagatggCAGGCTGTGGGTGGTTCTCACCCTCACCGGGCACAGATGCGGTGGTTCCATACTTTGCAATAGTCGATGGGCTTGCAGCCCAtggcatcctgggcatggacattgGCGCCATTTTGCACTAGGACCTCCACACAGTTCAGCAGGCCTTCACGGGCTGCCAGGTGCAGGGGCGTGGAGCCATTGCACGTCCGACTGTGGAGGGCCCCACCAGGTGGAAGAGGGCAGAAAGGAACGACAAAGGGCATCTGCCTGTCAGATATGTGCCCAAACCAGCTTCCagccctgctctgccaccagccacTGAGTGATCCTGGCatgtcccttctcctctctgtacctcaatttcctcaactgtagAAGGGGGGTTTAGACAAAATGAACAGAAGTCTGATTCTGGTGACATAAGACACTTAGGAACTGCTGGAAGGAGAGCTGGGTTGGCTGGAGGTCAGAGACCACTACCCTCATCCACTCTTAAGTCAACCagccctcctgccccttcccgGAGGCTGGCCATGGCCCACAGGGCCTGCAGGAcctgggccctgcctcctcctcaacCCCATCCTCCAACTTTGCCGCACTCTCTCCCAACACATGGCTTTTGCACATGCCGTTCCCTCTGCTGGAACACTTCTTCCTGGCTCTTTGCATGGCTAGCTCACTCTTTGCAGGTTCCAATTTAAACGTCACTCTGTAGGGGCGACTGCCTTTTCCAAAATAGATCCTCTCCTCTCCAGAGTACCTACTCACCACCCCATCACTCCGTTTGATTTCCTTCATAACCGCTTACTACCTTCtgtcattttgttcatttattagtTTGCTGATGCACTGTCTGCTCCTGCACTAGTATAGCAGCTTCACAATGGCAGGGACCATTTCTGTGTGTTCATGGCCATATTCCTCAACTCTGGCAGAGTGCTGAGCACATAGTgaatgctccataaatattttgaatgaatgcaGCCTCCCCTATGCCATCCATGTACTTTCTATGCATTTTTTGATTATCACAATAGTCTTATTTTTGAATAAGGTATTTTTGGCACTGGTATTTTTGAAACTCCCCGGGTGATTCCAATGTACTGACAGGTGTGGGAACCTGAGGCTTAGGGctgagtgacttgcctgaggtctcaCTGTTTGCTAGCAGGTGGCAAAGCTGGGACATGGACTAGGTCTGTCCTCTCCCAAAGCCCGATCTCTTTACTACACCACGTGGGCTCCCTGACTGCTTTGTGGGGACCCAATCCCCGTCACCCCACAGCCCCTCCACCTGTCCTGCATGGACCTGGCTGCCTGGAAAGGGGAACGGTTCCTATCTGCCCAGCCTCCAGGCCACTCTCCTGAGGCAGGCTGGACTCACATGTTGAGGGCTGCGCCTTGCTTAAGCAGATAGTGAATGCAGGGGAGGGCCATGGTCTTGTTGTCCCTGTGGATGACGAGGTGCAGAGGGGTCTGGCCATTGTTGGTGGGCAGGTTTACTGGAAACTTGTACTCCTCTACCAAGACCTGCAGGCATGCCAGCTTGCCGCTCTGGGCTGCAAAGTGGATGGCAGTGAAACCCTGTGGGGGCCAGAGGAGGACAGGAGGAGGCTGAGCAAGATTGGGGCCCCAGGATGCACAACCTAACCCAGATAGCAATTTCTCGGAGTTacccttcccctcttccctgtgcctcaggagTCGCGCACACCCTTTTCCTACTCCAGTATGTGCTCACCCTTTCTGGTGCCCCTAAAATGGCCCTCCCACAATCAGAAGGTGCTTTAGGACCATCTACCCAGGAGAGGACATCTCTGGATGCTCCATGGCTAGATCTGCGCCAGGTAACCACTACGTCACCCCAAGGCCTTACCTTGTCATTGGCCAGGATTTCCCCACGGTCCCGATTCAGACAGAACCGCAACCATTCCAGGTTGCCCAGCGCGGCCGCGAACAGCTCGGAGTCTCTCCCAATCGCCCTCTGGTCCCGCTCATCGACGGGGCTAGAGTCGCTGTGGGGTAGTGGGGAGGGAAGCGGGGAAGGATGCGGGGAACTGGACGAGGAAGAGGCTGGTCCCGGCTGGGCGGCCTGTGAAGGGGCGCCGTGTGGGCGAGGGCGGCACTCGCGCCCCGGGGCGTTCGTGGAGACCGAGGCAAGGCCGGCTGGTTGGCGGGGCGACGAGGAGGCGACCATCGTCGAGGGCCCCGGGCACCTCTCAGGAGGCGAGCCGGGCCCCAGCCGGGATCCCTGGGCTCCTCGGGCCGCTCCAGGCCCTGCGCTCCCGGGAGGCGCTGAGCGGGTTTCCCCCGCCCCGCAGCCGGGCCACCTAATCCCGGCCCACGTCGGCTGCCTCGATTCCGAGTCACTCCGGGAGACCTTCGAGACCTTCTCCGCCGGCTGCATGGGGACTCCGTGTTGTTGGCCGGGGCTGTGCTTCCCTGGCTGCCCTCCCCGCCCACCGAGAGGCACCCTGCGCCCGCAGGGTCCCGCCGGCAGAGGCTCGATCGCGCTTCCAGaccgccgggggcggggcgcccgCCTCACTCGAGGGGCAGAGCCGGCGCCTCCAGGGGCCCTGCCGCTGCCAACACCGCCACCCCAACCTCCTGGGCCCTCCTGTCCTGGAAACTCGgcatcaaacacacacacaacaagcCGAAAGACACCTAGCTTttgtttctgattataaaattcatAAGCGCTGATtgtaaaaaaaacagagaaaaggacaACGAGGAGATTAAAAATCACAGTCCCATCACCCACAGAAATCAAGGTCTATTACGATGTACGTATCATATATACATTTTGGACCTCTTTTCATTTAGCGTCGTATTATGAGCCAGCTTCCATCCGCATTCCACAAGTTCTAAAGGTACATTGTGACGCACCCGCAGCCCCACATCTACCAGACGCGCTGTCATTCCACACGCGCCGCGGAAAACAATGGCTCATCGCTGGGTGTTCTCTTGGGATGGATTCTTGTAAGTACAATTACGGGGGGAAAGGGAATGAACATTTTTAAGCTCTAGATATGTTTCCAAACTGCCCTCCAGCGGGGTTTTATACCACTTACACTTCCATCTGCAGCGACGCGGAACAGCACATCAGCCGTGTGACTCGGGCGAGTTCCTTGACCTGTGTCAAGgaacatctgcaaaatggggattataGTAGTTCTGTCAACTTAGGTAAAGTGAGGCAAGCTCCAAAAAAGAATGCGTTTATTCCGGAACAGCAGAGAAATTGAAATTTAGGACAAGCAAACTATGGTGAACCACGTGCAAGTCCTAAGAGACAAAGGGAAGGTCAGCTTTTCTTAGGTTTTAGGCGCAAAATGGGGagggtagttttttttttaagtatacttttttctttttctttctttctttttttctttctttctctctctctttctccctctctctctctctttctttctttctccctctctctctctttctccccccctcttctttctttcttcttggtgaggaagattggccctgagctaacatctgttgccaatcttcctctcactctctctctttttctccccaaagccccaagacatagttgtatatcccagttgtaggtcattctagttcttctacgtgggatgccaccacaatatggcttgatgagcggtgccatgtccgcgtccaggatctgagccagggaaccccgggccaccgaagcagagcacgccaacttaaccactccgccccGGGGTCGCCCATGGGGAGGGTAGTTTTGAATAAAAGTTCACTGGAGAAGAACAAGAGTTCGAGGTTGTGGCAGCGTCTTATTGGTTGCGAGTGGAGGTTAGTGAGTGTTGCTACGACAGAGAGggatcttccttccttttcttaaaagcaggAGATCAAATTCCCACGTGAGAAAGGTCCTCCCTTGCACTAGAAGAAAAGTAACCATTCCCATCATCACGGATAAGAAGTCGAGACGGAGAGAATTTTATACAAACCCATACAAACAGACcctgtttcttccttcttcctgctggtTCTGCAGGCTGCAACGAGTGGCACATGCGTGAGTGCGCCCCCTTTAGGGCTTCCTGACTCCATTCTAAAGGAGGTTTTCCTTTATTCTCACATTTCACAAGGAGGGAAGGGATGTGAGCAGTGGGACCGGGCTGAGTAACATGAGTAAGTGCTATCTACAAATTTGCAATTATTAAAAGAGGAACTATTCGAACCCTCACCGGCACTGGatattatgattttaaataaatatttgctacttCGGTAGTAGAAATGGTGTTCTAATTTGACTCTTTGATTACTAGCAAGAGTTAAACAAttatcagtgtttttcttttctgggaaTTATCTATTCATTGTTCTTTGAGGGTCTTAATGTGTTTCTTATTGACTTGTAAAACTTATTAACATAGTAACCTTTATGTATATTTGTTGTCCATATTTTCCTCAGTTGGCCTTTTAACTTTTGTAGTATACAGTAGCCAAGCGGTAACATTGCTTGAATCAGTGTTACTGAACCATCCACGTCTCACCCCTTCTCGGGGGGAATGACCTCCAACTTATCAGAGGGCTACTGAGGCCCCAGGCATGACTGACCACACCGCCTACTTCTAACCACCTTCTCCCCACTGAGCCCCAACATTCCAGGCATTTCCCCTGGGAAAATctaagaaggagggggagggtctcTTAAGACCACTGTGACCTGCAGAGAGGGACAGAAGTGCAGATTCTCCACCCAGAGGCACCTCTCCCCATTTCCAAGGGAGCCTCCTCTGCAGCGCACTTGCCTCCCACCCCCAGTGGAAGTCAGCACCCCTCCCAAGCACCTTAAAAACCAGCAAGGCCTACTGGCTCTGTGCTCCAGGTGTGGCCTTAGCAACTGGCTTCAAATTAAGATAAAGTGATCATGCTTTTCAAGGACAAAGTTTGAGGATTTCCTGGCAGCTGCAGGATTCTGTGGGCTGTAGCTTCTAGGGTATTATTAGGAGCCTAACGATAAGACTCTATGTGTGTGATGGGGTTGGAGAGTGGGTCTCAGGACCTCTTCAAGTTCACCCTCATTATCTTCACCTGGGGTATCTCGAGGTCTCTATACTAGTGGCTGCAACGCTGGCTGTACtatattagaatcacttgggggaAAAACACCAATGCAGGGGACTTATGCCTACGGATTCAGATGAACTGATCTGGTTTGGAGCCTGGCCATTGGCATTTCGTAAAGTTCACTGGGTGATTCTCATGTGCAGTCATTCCTGCCTCAGTCCTCTTCCCGGGGAGGCAAGAAGCTGCAGGTGATCCTGAGGAAGAGGAGTCACTAGAGTGAGGCAGGATACAGGAACAGAGCAGAGTCCTTGGGAAGAGAGGATGCCTCTCCCTAAAGACACCTTGGCTGGAGCCAGAGCCATGCAGCTCAGCAGACAGAGAGTGCCTGGTGGAACAACGGAAGCGAGACCATGGGGAGGGCAGACAGCAGAAAATGCCCAGAGAAAGAGTTAatgtcctctttggaaaggaatgGCAAGGATATGGCTCCTGAGCAATTGGTTTCTACTGCCCCCAGGCAAGAGAGGAGGCACACCCAGAGAGCAGTGGAGGCAGGACCTCAGAGCCTGTGTCCACACTCCAGCTCCCCATCCCTGTTCTCTAACCACCTCAAGATCCTTTTGAAGTTAAGCTCTTTTGGATTGAGTTTCCATCACTTTCAACTAAAACCTGGCTAGTTAAAAGCTCCTGAGGTTAAATCCTCTGTAGGAACAAATAATTGGGACCAGTGAGGTGGTCCCTGAAAGGAACTTTGTGGTCCAGGGCACCCTGAAGCCCCTGGGGATGCTGGAACCTGTTCCTGAGCTGTCCTTCCATGGGTTGGTGTTCACCCCAGGAAAATGGCCAGGTAAGTGAAACTAAAGAATTATGCTTTGAGTGCTGGGACCAGTTTGTTTGACTAGGGGCACACCCTCACATGGACTAGGGTCGGGGGAGGCTGACACTGTGGTCTGGCAGGGCCTAGCATGTCTCCTGAGGATGGTAGCAGGACAGGGGATCTTAGCTGCAAGCAGCTGAAATCCTTGAGTGGCAGGTCTGGGTTCTGGCCATGGTAGTAAGGGAGCAGGAAATAAGAATGACTGACTTTTATGTTAGGATCCTGGGGTGTCCATTTGTAGTTGTAGGGGGAGGAATGATGCTACCTGGATGGGGTAGATCCTCTCatctggaggagaaaggaagcttGAAAGGCAGGTCCCAACAGGTGGGAGAGAGAATACCTGCCTCTTGAGACCAGATTTGGAGAAAGACAGTTTCTGGGTTCCACCACACTGTGGGGGTGCAGATGGAGTCTGCACAGGAGAGGAACCACAGAGAACAAGTCATATCTCTTATACCAGACTTCCAAGTTATGTGGGCATTTCCTTCTGCTCCCCCCAGGACTCTCAATGAGTGTGCCAAATCTGGATGGGTCCTTTTCTTCAGCCTCAGAGCAATCCCAAAGGACCAGTAGAATGCTAGCTGGGCTGATGTCTGCTCCCATCTACCGAGTGTCTCACAGATTGGCAGCTACCATGAGGCTCTCAGTTCCAAGGAGATTATTTAATCAGACTAGCATCTGAGTATCATGTTTAATTCAAATGATCCCAAAAGGGATCTAAAATGAAATTCCAACGTCTCTTGGACTGTGAGACCTGGAATAAGTTTGTCTCAAATCACTATGCCCAACTTCCACTTCTGGAATGGTGGCATGAGGAGCTCTGCAGACCTGCTCCCCAGAAAACAACCATAActggtaaaaattattttacaaaccaACTGTTCAGATCTCTGGAAATTTTCCTAAGGGCAtatagcaaatgaagaaacatttattcaagaacaTCTACTAAATCTCAGTAAGAAGAGTGAGAGTCTGTGGCACTTAAGCCACAAcccactgcctccctccccatctcAGAGCAATGACTGAAGTTCTGATCCAGGTGGGTGTGGCCAAGAAAATGGTGTTCCCTTTTCCCTTAGCTCATGGTCAAGAGATCTAGTATCTCACTGGGAGCAGCAGGCTGCCAGCATTTCTAATCATCACTTGCCCCTCAGCTCCAACTTGTAGAGGCTGAATTCCTGGTGAAGGCAGCCAAGAGTCTGGGGACTCCCTTCTTCTATCCTGCCCCCACTCATAGAGTAGAAGCATGGCAGGCTGAGAATATTGGAGGTCTGATCACCCTTGTCCCAACTTACTTGCTCATGGTACAGGTTCCATGTTAGGAGAGGCAAACTGAGTGGACCAGAGGGTACCATGCCTGCCCCACACCTGCACATAAAGCAGGATGTCACTCTGAGAGATGTGAGccatagtccctgccctcagctccACAATAGATACTCAGAGATTATTCCCAGTCAGTCTATAGACTGAGAGCTCCGAAGCTCGCACCAGAGGAACTGACTGTATTTGGAACAGAATGTGGGGACATTCAAACTTAAGAGGCAATTTTGGTGATaagcaattaaaaacaacaaGCTAAACTGTAGGCCAGCCAGTTTACcagagagaaacagggaaaaaGAGCTTAGAAGAGCCCTCTTTGGGTCAGAACAAATCTCAAAGACTGACTTCAAGACTACTTCCACAAGGGATCCAAATTTAATTGCATCAGACCCTGGAACAATTTATGCCCTAGGGCATTGTTGAAAATAGAGCAGTAAGCTCAATTAGTAGAGCCTAAAAGTTGGGTATGATACAAGCAGAGGCATGCAGTTTAACAGAGAGATCAGGAAAAGAGACAGTCTAAGAGAGTCCTGCTAATTCTATCATCCCAGAGTGACCATGCACATGCCCAGGGCTGCATCCTCTAAGCAATCATGGCAGAGCCTTCACATTGAGGGAGGAAAAGACTTCGCTAAAATAGTCCACCCAAATCACGAAACAAATAAGtaagcaaacaacaacaacaaaaccctggAGAAGGGGTGAAGAAATCAGTATCCACAGTTGCTATATTACCTAAAAAgttcagttttcaacaaaaaaaattgtgagtcatacaatgaaacagaaaagtgtgACCCATAAGCAGGAAAAACAGCAGGCAACAGAAACTGTCTGTGAAAGGGCCTGGATATCAGATTTAACAAACCAAGACTTCAAAGcagccattataaatatgttcaaggaactaaaggaaaccatgctaaaaagaagtaaaagaaggtATGACAATGTCTCATGAAATAAAGAATGGtaacaaagagaaattatttttttaaaaagaaccaagtcaaaattctggaattgaaaaatacaataactgaaataaaaaattcactagaaattCTCAACAGTAGATTTGAACTTTCAGAAGACAGAATCAGCAAACTTTAAGATAGGCCACTAGAGATTATACAATCCAAAGAACAGAGGTaaaaaagaatggagagaaaagaacagagcctCAAAAAAAC belongs to Equus asinus isolate D_3611 breed Donkey chromosome 6, EquAss-T2T_v2, whole genome shotgun sequence and includes:
- the ANKRD53 gene encoding LOW QUALITY PROTEIN: ankyrin repeat domain-containing protein 53 (The sequence of the model RefSeq protein was modified relative to this genomic sequence to represent the inferred CDS: deleted 1 base in 1 codon), giving the protein MCCSASLQMEVTGGPRRLGWRCWQRQGPWRRRLCPSSEAGAPPPAVWKRDRASAGGTLRAQGASRWAGRAAREAQPRPTTRSPMQPAEKVSKVSRSDSESRQPTWAGIRWPGCGAGETRSAPPGSAGPGAARGAQGSRLGPGSPPERCPGPSTMVASSSPRQPAGLASVSTNAPGRECRPRPHGAPSQAAQPGPASSSSSSPHPSPLPSPLPHSDSSPVDERDQRAIGRDSELFAAALGNLEWLRFCLNRDRGEILANDKGFTAIHFAAQSGKLACLQVLVEEYKFPVNLPTNNGQTPLHLVIHRDNKTMALPCIHYLLKQGAALNIRTCNGSTPLHLAAREGLLNCVEVLVQNGANVHAQDAMGCKPIDYCKVWNHRICARFLKDAMWKWDKKNFAREMGKLKRLKDQLALMEQDYLTDYQKEHKSLREADFKKWLHGKRLPGGQSLMGNSEQEPCAPPQAVAVSKTPKHRGLWPPKSFHPSPEARLQQTLQLKPPPLVMPKPIYMRPTVRRPKLWNLSNNPARSPTIQIGYPQGIRLGVHPDPWPEHDFSSFLRVRSNGHGGASLCTVTGKLVSPVPRLPFEVIVRGLYPSVQPYRMKVPQDLYSVSMRDVPRKRHLGDDTFWTDSLAMNLRETFDEAFLAAVRAHQGLLTLSSPKTHP